GAACAGCCAGCAACTCATCGACCATCGGCGCGCCAAAGGCTTCTCGGCCCGTGGATTTGGGCGGCTGCTTCGAAAGATAGGGATGGGCCAAGAGCTTCGCCAGCAGGCGCCCGTCAGGACGTCCGCGTAAAGCCAGCCGCCCGTCCCGGTCCATCGATACACGGCCTTCCGTGATCCGATCAATAAGCCCGTCCAACACCATATTGGCCGGTCCCGTATCGAAGGCGCGGATGCCGCCCACCCCTTTCCCGCGCGGGAGATAGGTCACGTTGCTGATACCGCCGAGATTCACGACCAGCCTTGCCCGCCTGGGATGGCGGAACAGGAGCGCATGGACACCGGGCGTGAGCGGCGCCCCCTGGCCGCCGGCGGCCATATCGCGCGGACGGAAATTGGCGACCGTCGTGATGCCGGTCCGCTCGGCGATGACCGCCGGCTCGGCAATTTGCAAGGTTGAGCGGATCGACCCAACCCCGGCATCCTTGATGCCATGCGGCAAATGATGCACCGTTTGGCCGTGAGAGCCGATCAAGTCCACATGTTTCGGCTGCAACCCCGCCTTCCGAATGACCCCCAGTGCCGCATTCGCAAACCACTCGCCGAGCAACGCATTCAAATGACACAGTTCGGAAACGCTTCCCGACACTGATGCCGTCAAGACCCGCTGCTGAAGCGACCGTGGATAGGGCATCGGGTGAAAGGCGAGCATCTCCACCTGAAGCCCCGATTTCTTTTTGGTGATCTCGATCAGCGCGGCATCGACCCCGTCACCGGATGTTCCGGACATCAGCCCGACCACTTTCATCATCCCGCTTCCCTTTCGATCACACGCAACTCCTGCTCGGTCCGCGCTACGCTAATGGAAGTCACGATCCGGGTCAAGCAGGCCGGCCATTCACCAGCGCGCGGCGCGTTGACATCACGCACCCTCGATGTTACCGTCCCCGCCCATGCTCGTACACATTCGCAAAATCTACTGGCCCATCCTGGCCATGGCCCTCTGCAGCCTTCTTTCTGTTGCATCCCAGGCACAGGCCTCATCGGCAGCCCCTCTAAATGTCGTCGTCACCATTCCCGTGCTCAAGGATCTGACGGAACAGATCGGCGGCCGCCAGGTACGCGTCACCTCGCTCCTGAGCGGATATGAAAACGAGCATACGTACTCGCCGAAGCCCAGCGATCTGATCGCGGTCCGCAAAGCCACGGTGCTCTTCGAAGTCGGCCTCGGTCTCGAAGTGTGGGTTTCATCGCTGGTGAAAAACGCGGGCAGCCCCTCGTTACTGGTCGTCACCACCTCCACAGGCATTGCCATAATCCGCGATCACTCGGAACCCAACGGCTCGCCGGCTGGCCACCATCACGAGGGAGGCGGCAACCCGCACGTGTGGATGGATCCGCAGAGCGTCTTGACCATGCTTCACCACATCACCGAAACGCTGTGCAAGCTCGATCCGGCGCATGCCACGGAGTTTCGCCAGAATCACACGGCCTATGCACAGAAATTGGAGGCGCTGCAAAAGGAACTTGCGGATCGCGTCAACCGCCTGCCGGATCGCCGCTTCGTCGCCCATCACCCCGCCTGGCCCTACCTGGCGAGACGGTTTGGTTTTGATATTGCCGCCACGATCCAAACGCAATCTGGCACGGAGCCGTCGGCCCTGCAACTGCAATCGCTCATCTCGAAAATCAAACATGACCGGATCAAAGTCATCGCCTCTGAAATTCAACTGAGCCAGCGGATTCCAGACCTGCTAGCCAGGGAAGGGGCTGCGCGTGTCGTCATCTTGACCACGCTTCCGGGAGGCCTCCCCGGGACCGAGACCTACCTCGACATGCTCCGCTATAATGTGCTCCAATTGGTGAACGCGCTTGAGGCGGCCTAATCGCCTATTCTCATCACGCTGACTCCTCAGCGCCGGAAGGAGCCCGGTTCCTCGTGTCGATTCAGAAAGAGCCCATCATCCATTTCGACCATGCCTCCTTCGGTTTTCCCGGTGTCCTGGCATTACAGGATATCTCCCTCACTATTTCCGCCGGCGAATTTGTCGGCGTCATCGGCCCCAACGGCTCGGGGAAAACCACCCTTTGCCGCGCCATGCTCGGCCTGATGGCGCCACTCGAAGGGCATTTGCGGATTTTCGATTGCGCCTGCGGCGAACTGCGCTGCTCCCATCGCGCCCAAATCGGCTACCTGCCGCAAAAAGGCGTCGTGGATCGGAACTTCCCCGTGACAGTCTTGGAAACCGTCATGATGGGCCGATACGGCGCGCTCGGCCTCTTCAAACGCGCCGGCCGGCAGGATCGGAAGATTGCCCTCGAAGCCCTGGCCCACGTCGGCATGGACAATCATCAAAATACGGCACTGGGCCACCTTTCAGGCGGCCAGCAACAACGCGTGTTTATCGCCAGAGCCTTGGCCCAGCAGCCGAAAGTGCTGCTCCTCGACGAGCCGACCACCGGGCTGGACATCACCACCCAGCACAATGTCATTGAACTGGTCGCGCAACTGCATAAAGAGCTGGGCCTGACGGTGCTCTTGATCACCCATGATATCAACATGATCCGCTCGCGAGTCGATCGCCTGGTCCTACTCAAAACCAGACTGTTTGCTTCAGGCCCTCCAGCCGAGGTCCTAAAGCCAGAAATCCTTCGCCAGGTCTATGGCAAGGAATTGGTCATCACCGAGAAGGATCTCGTGATCGTTGAGGATTACCACCACCATCACTAACTGTTGGCGACTCATGCTTGAACTATTGGCCTACGACTTCATGCAACGCTCCCTCCTCGCCGCTGCGATGGTGGGAGGGCTCTGCTCTGTGATCGGCGTGTTCGTGGTCTTACGAGGGCTGGCGTTCGTCGGGGCCGGCACGTCGCATGCGGCCTTTGCCGGCGTGGCCTTGGGCTATCTGATGGGCTGGCCGCCGTTGGCCCTGGCGATTCTGTTCGGGCTGGCGACGGTTTGGATCACCGGCTGGGTGGAAGAAAAAGGCCGGATGAAGCTGGATGTCTCAATTGGCATCCTCTACACCACCACCATGGCCCTGGCGATTCTGTTTCTCGGCCTGATGAAATCCTACAATGCGGAAGTCTATGGCTACCTGTTCGGCAGCGTCCTTTCTGTCACCAGCGAAGAGCTGCGGGTGATTGGCGGGCTGGGCATCCTGGTACTGGGACTGATACTGCTCTTTTCGAAAGAGCTCTATTTCATCGCCTTCGATCAGGAGATGGCCGAGGCCTCCGGCGTCCCGGCACGGCGCATCTTCTTCTTGCTCCTCACCCTCGTGGCCCTCACCGTCGTGGTCTCGCTCAAAACCGTGGGCGCCATCCTGGTCTTCGCGATGATTCTCATTCCGGCTTCAACCGCCTACCAGCTCACCCATAGCCTCACCACCCTCACTTGGTACTCTGTGATCATTGGCGTCTCCACCGCCGTGGCTGGTGTCTTGATCTCGGCAACCTGGGATATTCCCTCCGGACCGGCCATTGTCCTCCTCGCCACGACAATCTTTTTTCTGGCCGTTCTGTTTTCCCCGAAGCGTCAGCCACGCGTGGCAGCAAGCCTCTGCCAGGAATCTCATCACCACTGATAGTCTTGGCACTCATCCCTTGGATCATCTCTCCTGTAGGCCAACCACTACAGGACTGTATGATTATTGAATCACTTTTCTCGGTCACTCGTATTCTCTGAAATCTATTCAGTGTAAAAGTCTCATCTTTTTGACAAGATTTGGCTGTTTGCTCTAGATCCTTTTCCTGGGCTGTTCGGTACAGGACTTGCCATCCTTTGCTCTATTGTCACATATCACACATTTACCTTGGAGGCACCGCATGCAGAAGAAACCGTATTGGTGGGGTACAGCCACCCTCACTGTAGCTTTTATCACCTTATTACTCATCCCGGCAGTCCCGGCGCTCGCCCAGGATGGGAAACAGGAATTCGGCGGGATCGAGCCAGGGAAGTGGGTGCTCGGAATGCGCGCTGGATTTGCGCCAATCACGCAAGAACTCTCTGCAAACCGTTCTACCGACGTCGGTTCACTGGTCAACTTTCAGGCTATGTACAGCCTAAATAAATGGCTGCTGGTCGGTATGATGCTGGAGTGGGAACGTCATGCCGTCGATCAGGAACGGCCGCTGCGTGATTTGGGTCACCAAGACACTGTGTCGGTGTTGCCGACCCTTGAACTGCGTCCCACCAACTTCGGACCGGTCAGCCCCTATGTCAATATGAGCTTTGGCGTGAACGTGAACAGCTTTGGAGAAAATACCAGCACCAGGATCAGCCCAAGCAACACATTCGCCTGGCGGTTAGGCTGGGGAGCGGACTACATGATCACCAAGCAAGTTGCCCTGAATGCGGAAATGGCCTACAAGCGGAATGACGGGCACGCCACTGTGAACAGCACACGAATCGATGACTGGAATGCGTCATCGTTCGGCTTCCTGTTCGGCGGAAAGATGTATTTCTAAACTTCTGGACGCGCGGTTGGAAGAAGAGGCAGGATATCCTAGCATGCCGGGTATCCTGCCTTTTCTTTTTTAGTCAGAACCTATACCTGGAGGAACCGCCCCTCCCTACGAGGAGATGAGAGAGCGATGCGTTATTCGTGCGAAGCATTCTTACTGCGGCTCCAGACCATGCCGGTCTGCTCGCCTGAGCTGAATCCCAGTTTTTCGTAAAACCCTGGCCGTCTGGTGCACAGCCAAAACAGTTCCACTTTTTTGAGCCG
The nucleotide sequence above comes from Nitrospira sp.. Encoded proteins:
- a CDS encoding outer membrane beta-barrel protein — protein: MQKKPYWWGTATLTVAFITLLLIPAVPALAQDGKQEFGGIEPGKWVLGMRAGFAPITQELSANRSTDVGSLVNFQAMYSLNKWLLVGMMLEWERHAVDQERPLRDLGHQDTVSVLPTLELRPTNFGPVSPYVNMSFGVNVNSFGENTSTRISPSNTFAWRLGWGADYMITKQVALNAEMAYKRNDGHATVNSTRIDDWNASSFGFLFGGKMYF
- a CDS encoding metal ABC transporter substrate-binding protein, whose amino-acid sequence is MLVHIRKIYWPILAMALCSLLSVASQAQASSAAPLNVVVTIPVLKDLTEQIGGRQVRVTSLLSGYENEHTYSPKPSDLIAVRKATVLFEVGLGLEVWVSSLVKNAGSPSLLVVTTSTGIAIIRDHSEPNGSPAGHHHEGGGNPHVWMDPQSVLTMLHHITETLCKLDPAHATEFRQNHTAYAQKLEALQKELADRVNRLPDRRFVAHHPAWPYLARRFGFDIAATIQTQSGTEPSALQLQSLISKIKHDRIKVIASEIQLSQRIPDLLAREGAARVVILTTLPGGLPGTETYLDMLRYNVLQLVNALEAA
- a CDS encoding metal ABC transporter permease is translated as MLELLAYDFMQRSLLAAAMVGGLCSVIGVFVVLRGLAFVGAGTSHAAFAGVALGYLMGWPPLALAILFGLATVWITGWVEEKGRMKLDVSIGILYTTTMALAILFLGLMKSYNAEVYGYLFGSVLSVTSEELRVIGGLGILVLGLILLFSKELYFIAFDQEMAEASGVPARRIFFLLLTLVALTVVVSLKTVGAILVFAMILIPASTAYQLTHSLTTLTWYSVIIGVSTAVAGVLISATWDIPSGPAIVLLATTIFFLAVLFSPKRQPRVAASLCQESHHH
- a CDS encoding metal ABC transporter ATP-binding protein codes for the protein MSIQKEPIIHFDHASFGFPGVLALQDISLTISAGEFVGVIGPNGSGKTTLCRAMLGLMAPLEGHLRIFDCACGELRCSHRAQIGYLPQKGVVDRNFPVTVLETVMMGRYGALGLFKRAGRQDRKIALEALAHVGMDNHQNTALGHLSGGQQQRVFIARALAQQPKVLLLDEPTTGLDITTQHNVIELVAQLHKELGLTVLLITHDINMIRSRVDRLVLLKTRLFASGPPAEVLKPEILRQVYGKELVITEKDLVIVEDYHHHH
- a CDS encoding anhydro-N-acetylmuramic acid kinase; translation: MMKVVGLMSGTSGDGVDAALIEITKKKSGLQVEMLAFHPMPYPRSLQQRVLTASVSGSVSELCHLNALLGEWFANAALGVIRKAGLQPKHVDLIGSHGQTVHHLPHGIKDAGVGSIRSTLQIAEPAVIAERTGITTVANFRPRDMAAGGQGAPLTPGVHALLFRHPRRARLVVNLGGISNVTYLPRGKGVGGIRAFDTGPANMVLDGLIDRITEGRVSMDRDGRLALRGRPDGRLLAKLLAHPYLSKQPPKSTGREAFGAPMVDELLAVQAARQLSIEDLLATCSRWTAEAVGTARRWIDGGGIDEVVVGGGGVRNRAIMAHLSDVFSPAPVTTFDALGWDSKALEAVAFGILGYQTIMEQYGNVPAVTGATHPALLGCIVPSGLGWLRRLNRRMSA